The Theobroma cacao cultivar B97-61/B2 chromosome 2, Criollo_cocoa_genome_V2, whole genome shotgun sequence genome includes the window tgaatttatgaaattatcaCCTTTTGAGTTCTAGTTGATTCATGTTTCAACTTATTGGAAATGGATCTCATATTGAGTTAAgagtacaaaataaaaaacaattataatgGTAAATAATGCTTGTAGCAttgttcattttttgttttgcttgtcAAATTTGGATTAATGAGTGTGATATGAGGCTTTGCCTGCAGTGCAGGACCACCTGCCACTGCCAGCTGCTTATGCTGAAGCCATTTCTGAACATATAACTTGTTTAGAAACTTGAATCCtgttaaatatatacattCTTTTCCAAAGTATATACACATCAAAGTATCTATTTCCTTTAACAAGATAAATTTAGCTACTTGAATACTGTTAAAAACTGTATTTTTACGTATAAGTTACCGCGATCTCTATGTGCAGAAATTCAGACTATACTTGAAGAGAATAAGTGGAGTAGCTCAACAAGGTGGAATTTCTAATTCACTTTGTGGGCCGCTAGAACCAAATGTTAAAATTGGTTCACTTGGAAGGTTTGACATCCAAGCATTGGCTGCCTCTGGACAAATTCCTCCACAAACGTTAGCTGCCCTTAATGCTGAGCTCTTAGGTCGACCAACAGGTAATTTAGTTACAGCAATGGACCAGCCAGCTCTTCTTCAAGCATCCCTTCAAGGGCCCAAGTGCATTCCAGTTGAGCATGGTGTGGCATTTGGTCAACCTCTAGTAAAATGCCAATCCAGCATTTCTAAACACTTCCCACAATCTATTGTATCCGTTGAAGATGTTTCTTCTGGATTTGGAGCATGGCCCTCTAATAACATTGGTACAGCGGCTCCCAGTAGCGGCCTTGGAGGGTTAAGTTCTCAGAACGGTAACATGCTTATTGATTTGttgcagcagcagcagcagcaacgACAACTCCAGAAAtcgcagcagcagcagcaatcTACTGTTCCTGAGCCCAGTCGTTCGATCAATGTGCAGCCATCTTGCCTTGTTGTACCCTCTCAGTCATCTGCTAGTTTTCAGGCAGGAAATAGTACTGTTTCCGTAAACCAGAATGGCACCTTTTGTAGGACTCCTGTTATTGATTACAGTCTTCTTTCATCTCAATCAAATAATTCTTCATTGAATATTGGGCAAGTCTCTGACGGGGATCTCCAAACTACAGGCGTTCTTAGTGGGTACATCCCCCCTACTTCCCTTTCTCCATCTGTGTCATCTTGCTCTCTGAATGCTGACAATTGTACTAGTCATCAAGTGCAAACCTCAAGCATGACATTTAAAGCATCCAGGCATTTGCCAGGATTTGTCCATAGCATGTGTGATGTCCAAGGTCCCTTTGGTGTTACTAAGTCTGGAGACGTATTTGATCAAGCTCATTTTAGCAATCTTGgatattttaataaagagGCTTGCCTTCCAACTCGGTTTGCAGCTGATGAATTTCAATCACCAATGAGCAGCTCCTCTAGCCGCGGAAAAGTCTTTGCCGAGAACACTGGTACCAGAGTGAAGCAGGAGCCAAGTATGGAATTTGTAGATAATGTGAAAGTGGGCATACCAATGCTACAACAATTTCCTCCAAATGATCTCATGAGTGTTTTCACAGAATAGGtaatttaatttggttattcataaatttgaatttgcgTAACAGCATGCATGTGCATAAGTTGATTTGGCCTTTGGTTGCTTTTATGTGGCATTTCTTTCACTAAAAATATTTGGCGTCTTGATTCATTCTCTAAagaaaatttaccatttgctGTGTTTGAGTTCTGGTGAAGGACAGAACAGTTTTTCTTTGCATTTAGAAGCTAGGAATCAGCATTTGACCAGTTATGATCATAGGTGCTAACTTGATTTCTATTAGCATCGTATTAGTGACCTTAATGatgtaataattattattgaaGAACTTTGGAAAATAGACACTGGTCTTGTCTGGTTTGAATCAACTTATTAGCAAGTTTATCAAACTTAACATGCTTCAGAGTAGGTGTGCAGTTGTTTGAGGAAAGAGTTATGGCATGCATATAGACAATATTTACAATGTTTATTGATAATTGAGTGTTTACTGAATCCAATTCTGATGGTCTTGTGCAACAGGCTTGCATTGCGTGGTGAGCATACCTGTCTTAGTTCTTCTTGTGGGTAGAGATTGTTTTGCAGAATCAGTTGTTGAGAAAGGTTCAGGTTGAAGTCTTGTTTTTACTATAGACCTAATTCCTAGTACCTACACCAGATGGTAGTGCACTGTGAAGCCACTCGGTATATGCAATTCTAAAGAGAAGGAATTTAATTCTGCTCtcttttgtatatttaggGTGACAGCGTAGGCCCTACTTGTGTCTAGCCTAGAATGATTATGTCCTAATTAGTTTGTAGGAAAAATAAGTTGTCAGACAGagcttgaaaattgaaattatgtgCAATATGGTGGCATCTTGCCAACAGAATTGTGCAGTATTTGGGTTTAGTGATGTTAGaattctcatttatttattgCTCAAATGAGTCAATGTGTATTTTTGTCTTGTTTTGTTCTCTTCCCTTGTCTTTCTGTTTCCCCCTCGCACAAGCTGACTGGTTTGTAGAGATGAGCATAACTGGATGGTTGGTCGGAGAGGTGTTGTGTTTATATGTGCGCGCACACACACAtacactttttttctttctttatttactttttaagcATATGATGATTTTTATATCCTTAGGTAGCTAGCGAATTGTTGTGGCAAGCCATGCTTGGGATCGAGCGGGTATCAGAAATTCAGAGGTGACTAGTCCGTCCCTCTCCTGTTTTTGCTCGTCACTGCATTATTGTTCATGGGTTCTGTCTTCTTTCTCGTTCTCGGGCTATCCTCCATGACAGCTTCCCACTTTTTGTGAACAATGCTTCCCACTCAGAGTCCGACCATGTATGTAAATACGCTGATCCGTCAAATTCGTTTTGTAGCaagtccttttgttttttcttttctagcaCTTGAGGTAAATCTCTAGCTACTTGAAGGCGAGGTTACGAACTTAGGTTTCAACATTAGTGTAGGAAGGTAAATCCTAAAACACCTACAACATTAACAAGCCAAGAACACGGGTTTCTATTTATTTACTGTTATTTTTTCTTCCTAAAAGATTTCAGTAGGTGGTTTTCGTATGATCGTCAAGTCCTGAATCAACTAATTTATCACTTTCCATTGCTGGTAGGCATGGCTGAATGCACTACTCCATGGCTGTGGCTTGACAAGTTATGTGGAATGGCTCTTTGCTGCCATCTTCAATGGCTATTCCCAAGCATAATGGACAATTTGTGGCCAATTCAGCTTACTCACTTTAGCGTCGCCAATAATAATTTCTACTTAAGTTACTGGTTACATTTTTATGTAGCCCCTTAAGTCTTAGTAAAACTGGTCACTACACGTTGCAATCGCTTCGTTAATGGGTATATCTACCTTGTCATAAACAATATTGCTGATAAATTGAGTCTTTTTGCTGTAGCTAGCCGTTGATCAGGATGATTTTGTTCAATATATTCGCAATGGTACATAGTTGAGGGAGATCAATGGATTTGGATAAATTTCAGGGTAATCTCCTAACTTAATGGATGATACATAATCTAAATTGTTTAGGACTAACACTTTTTAAGatgatttatgatttttaaacatttactCACTTGTTCTGAATAGAAAGATCAAATCGTAAAATCGAATTTTTGGATTGATTTTTAACTAAtgcttatttaaaaattatatgacAAATAAGTTacttattcaaaatatttacatccaacataaaaaacaaatgaacaagaaaacaaaaataccaacaacattaaataaaaaaattgagattttaaATGTATTAAAACTTGATGATAAATTAATGACTTGTTATGCTGTTTCAATGTAATTTAcatgtataataataaaaatcattacctaattaataattttttaaaaaacaaattacaaGATTTAAGTCGACTTTAATTCGcgtaaaattgtaaaattgaTGTTTTGATCCGTCCTATGAAAACATGGGCTAAATCTGAAGCAAGAAAAGCTAATTTGGCAGCTTGATATCAGGAAGTTTTCAGAGTAAAGGGCGACTATCGTTTAGCTATACTgctaaacaaaaaatcaaaatataattagaattaataacaacatattatttataaaaaatttagataCATGTACAAATAAATCTAATCCGAATAAAAAAAACTGCAATCTCCTTCAagcttttcttctccttttgtGGTGATCAGATAAAAGAGTCTCCCAAGCCTGACGAACAATCTTGAACGCACCTTCAGCAGCGACCGAATCATTCTTATCCGGATGAACCAAGAGCGCCACTTCCTTATAATGTTTTTTAATCGTAGCAACATCAACAATGGAAGAACAATCTTCGATAAAGAGAATTGAATACAGCACCTTAGTATCGTCCAATTTCATCTCCTTGCAAAGGCTTAGCATAGAAGCAAACTTGTGAATCAGATAGGCAGCGATGTATTTCTGAATGATCCGTAACTCGGGATTAAGATCAAGAGCTGCGAACCCTTGCTGAATAGCCCTGTCGATATTTCCCAACTTGAAGTATTCTTCTGCAGTTACCTTGGCTTTTTCAGCTGCAATCTCTGTAAATTGAGATTGACAAAGACTCTGAAGACGAAAATCAGCCATTATAACACAATTtcttcaaagaaaagaaaaaatgtttgaGATTTGAGATCTAAGACTTCGTGAGTTAAGGAAAGAGGGCTTTTTATCTTGATGGGTAATTTAGCGTTTAAAGAAAGCTAATTCTGTTTGGTTGGCGTCCAAAATAAGCTAAGGCAAGTCATCAGAAGTTGCTGCTCGGGAAAGGAAGGCCGCAGGATCCATTGTGGTAGAGAGGTGGTGTGGTGCGGATGGGTTTttgttcaaataataataattttgagtttgatctttattttttaaaaaaatcttaaaattataatttcttttaaaaaattaagatttgataattttaaatttcaaattttcaaaacataagttttttgaaattttaatcatatataaaatacttttttttaaaaataacaatcaaaattgaacttgtatgataaaaaataattactaaattttatattatcatttaaatttatgaattCTACAATTAAGTATAGATACTTGATatgtaattattaaattataaaaaataaattgttaaaTTCACATAGTTACTTGAATAAACAATTAGACATttactaatattttaaatttagtaTTCTACGCAATCTGTAGAATAGACCTAACAACATACTCAGAATTGAATCTTAATTTACTCTGAATCCATTGTTCCAACATCTGCTCTGAATCCATCATGCCCCTCCTCTTTATAAAGATTgaagttttataatttttttagatttcGAATGTCGAATTTGTTGTGCTGATATCTATATAAGACAATTTTGATGCAAAGTTAATGGAATATGAGTCATAATTAATTAGATTTAACATAATCTCAATTTTGTTGCAAATCTTATGAATATAAGGTCTACAGTCATGTCAACCTGAGACATATTACACGATTTATTGTATATCATTATTTGACATCTTGTGAAATTATGAAAGTATCATCTTAAAAAGATTAGTAGATTCAAGTTTGATCTGTTTGATTGAAAGTAGTGATTTTCATAAttgagttttaaaatttttttataaaagaatcACAATGATAAATAAGCATTGTATTGTAGTTCATTTTGGTACTTCTTTTGTAAGTCACAATTGGTTTTATGTTGGATTATGATACGAGACTTTGCCTTGAATGCAGGACTACCTGCCAGCTGCTTCATGCTGAAGTAATCACTCAATATATAACCTGTTCAGGCACAACATTATATACTGTGCTGTTATTTGACATCTGGtgaatttatgaaattatcaCCTTTTGAGTATTAGTTGATTCATGTTCCATCTTATTGGAAatggatctcataattgagtTAAgagtacaaaataaaaacaattacaATGGTTAATAATGCTTGTAACATTGCtcattttctattttgctTGTCAAATTTGGATTAATGAGTGTGATATGAGGCTTTGCCTGCACTGCAGGATCACCTGTCACCTGCCAGCTGCTTATGCTGAAGCCATTTCTCAACATATAACACGTTTAGGAGCTTGAATCCTGTTAAACATATACATTCTTTTCCAAAGTATATACACATCAATGTATCTGTTTCCTTTAACGAGATAAATTTAGCTACTTGAATGCTGTTAAAAACTGTATTTTTACTTATAAGTTACTGTGCTCTCTATGTGCTGAAGTTCAGACTATACTTGAAGAAAATAAGTGGTGTGGCTCAACAAGGTGGAATTTCTAATCCACTTTGTGGGCCGCTAGAGCCAAATGTTAAATCGGTTCACTTGGAAGATTTGACATCTAGGCATTGGCTGCCTCTGAACAAATTCCTCCTCAAACAATACCAGCTCTCCATGCTGAGCTCTTAGGTCGACCAAAAGGTAATTTAGTTACAGCAGTGGACCAGCCAGCTCTTCTTCAAGCATCCCTTCAAGGGCCCAAGTGCATTCCAGTTAAGCATGGTGTGGTATTTGGTCAACCTCTAGTAAAATGCCAATCCAGCATTTCCAAACACTTCCCACAATCTATTGTATCCGTTCAAGATGTTTCTTCTGGATTTGGAGCATGGCCCTCTAATAACATTGGTACAGAGGCTCCCAGTAGCAGCCTTGGGGGGTTCAGCTCTCAGAACTGTAACATGCTTATTGATTTGTTGCAGCAGAAGCAGCAACGACAACTCCAGAAACCGCAGCAGCAGCAATCTACTGCTCCTGAGCGCAGTCGTTCGATCAATGTGCGGCCATCTTGCCTTGTTGTACCCTCTCAGTCATCCGCTAGTTTTCAGGCAGGAAATAGTGCTGTTTCTGTAAACCAGACTGGCAGCTTTAGTAGGACTCCTGTTATTGATTACAGTATTCTCTCATCTCAATCAAACAATTCTTCATTGAATATTGAGCAAGTCTCCGACGGGAATCTCCAAACTACAGGCGTTCTTAGTAGGTACATCCCCCTGCTTCCCTTTCTCCATCTGTGTCATCCTGCTCTTTGAATGCTGACAACTGTACTAGTCGTCAAGCTCAAACCTCAAGCATGACACTTCAAGCATCCAGGCATTTGCCAGGATTTGTCCATAACACGTTTGATGTCCAGGGTCCCTATGGTGGTACTAAGTCTGGAGAAGTGCTTGATCAAGCTCATTTTAGCAATCTTGGATATTTTAATAAGGAGGCTTGCCTTCCAACTCGGTTCGCAGTTAATGAATTTCAATCACCAGTAAGCAGCTCCTCTAGCCGTGGAAAAGTCTTCGCCGAGAACTCTGGTACCAGAGTGAAGCAGGAGCCAAGAATGGAATTTGTAGATAATGTGAAATTGGGCATACCAATGCTACAACAATTTCCTCCAAATGATCTCACAAGTGTTTTCACAGAATAGGTAATTGAATTTGGTTAttcataaatttgaatttgctTAACAGCGTGCATGTGCATAAGTTGATTTGGCCTTTGGTTGCTTTTATATGGCATTTCTTTCACTAAGCATATTTTGCCACTTGATTCATTCTCTAatgaaaatttaccatttgctGTGTTTGACTTCTTGTGAAGAACAGAACAGTTTTTCTTTGCATTTAGAAGCTAGGAATCAGCATTCGACCAGTTATGATCGTATGTACTAATTTGATTTCTATTAGCATCATATTAGTGACCTTAATGATGTAATAAATTATTGAAGAACTTTGGAAAATAGACACCGATCTAGTCTTGTTTGAATCAACTTACTAGGAAGTTTATCAAACCTAACATGCTTCAGAGTAGGTGTGCAGTTGTTTAAGGAAAGAGTTATGGCATGCATGTAGACAATATTTACAAtgtttattaataattaagtgTTTACTGAATCCAATTCTGCTGCTCTTGTGCAATAGGCTTGCATTGCGTGGTGAGCATACCTGTCTTAGTTCTCCGTGTGGGTAGAGATTGTTTTGTAGAATCAGTTGTTGAGAAAtgtttatttgtgatgttagaattctcatttatttattatgagtCAATGTGTTTTTTTGACCGGTTTTGTTCTCTTCCCTTGTCTTTGTTTTTCCCCTTTGCACAAGCTGACTAGTTTGTAGAGATGAACATATACCTGGATGGTTGGTCGGAGAGGTCTTTACACTCACACACAtatacttttctttctttctttaatgatATCCTTAGGTAATGGTGGTGACAAGCAATGCTTGGGGTCGGGCGGGTATCAGAACTGAGGTGACTAGTCTTTGGGTTTAGTTATAGGCAGCTTGACAGGGATCTTATTATTTCCTACCGTACTTTAGTTTTCTTCTCTCATCTCGCTAGAGCTCTTTCCCTCTCCTGTTTTTGCTTGTCACTGCACTATTGTCCATGGTTTCTGTCTTCTCACTCGTTCTCATGCTATCCTCCATGACAGCTTCCCACTTTTTGTGAACAATTCTTCCTTACCATCACTAGAAATTCTTATAATAAATGATGTCAAAAGTTCTGAAAACCTGAGCAGAAAACTGCAAAAGAATGCACTGTGATTCCAATTCCAGTGAAGTACTTAAAAATCCAAAGCATCACTGAATACATTAGACACTACTTGAATTCGCATATCAGTATGGCTTTTAATGGACGGATAATTAACTCAAATAAATGCATATATCTGAACCCAGAGTATAAGACATTCTGCATTCATAAGCTTCTAGTTTTATATCAGAAGCAAGATTTGAGGAGATGGAAAAAGTGACAAGAAAAGAATGTGCAGAGGGGCAGGATCTAGTATCAGTAGGTTTCATTTGTTGTTTAGTATCAACTTCCTGCTAAAATATTATGAGCAGAGTGGCTTTCAAGTAACTTTGAGAAGAAAATTAGGAAGCTAAATTCAAACAATTCACTTGTTGTTAGTTCAGTACATGTTGATTGAGAGAATGAATTCCCATGTGAGTCGCCATTTAGACCATTAGGAAGTAAGATCAGCCCAACCAACCAACCAACCGATTCACAGCCCAGTGGCCGCTCCCTACTCAGGGTCAGACAGACCATGAATGTAAATAGCTTTATTTACTgttattttttcttcctcaaagATTTCAGTTGGCAGTTTTTGTAGCTCTATCAACAACCTCTATGATCGTCAATAGTCCCGAATCAACAAATTAATGCACTTTTTTTAGCTTCAATTGGAGCCAAATGTACCAATTTCCATTGATGGTACGCATGGCTGAATGCGCTACTCCTTGGCCGTGGCACCTTGCTGCCATCTTCAATGGCTATTCACAAGCATAATGTACAATTTGTGCCCACTTCAGCTTGTCCTTTGCATTCATTGGAGCCTAACAATGAACTAACAAAAACgctaattaaaataaatgagGCCATTCGAAAATGTTGTTTTCAAGTTATATACTTTGACCCCTCCCCCCCTTCACTAAAGTTTCGTACCCGTTCTACCCAATATTTTTGTCACTCATTGAATCATAATTGCgactaattataaaattgaagTGACCTTAagcattaaactcaaattaattgaatttaaaaaagaaataaaatcaaaactaataatatattattgataaaaaatttgagtACATATATGAATGAATATAATCTAAACTAAAAAACTTAATCTCCCtcaagcttttcttcttcttttgttgtgaTCCGATAAAAGAATCTCCCAAGCTTGATGAACAATCTTAAAAGCACCCTCAGCAGCGACCGAATCATTCTTGTCCGGGTGAATCAAGAGCACCACTTCTTTATAATGTTTTTTGATTGTAGCAGCATCAACGGAAGAACAATCTTCAATAAAGAGAATCGAATACAGCACTTTCGTATCATCCATATTCATTTCCTTGCAAAGCTTTAGCATTGAACCAAACTTGTGAATCAGATAAGCAGCTACGTATTTCTGAACGATCCGTAACTCTGGATTTAAATCGAGAGCCGCGAACCCTTGTTGAATAGCACTGTCGATGTTTCCCAACTTGAAGTATTCTTCTGCAGCTACCTTAGC containing:
- the LOC18609890 gene encoding two-component response regulator ORR21; this translates as MATMQRVAQSSVSTSAAATSSYGGSSSCKGPEVVISDQFPVGLRVLVVDDDITCLRILEQMLRRCLYIVTTCSQAKVALNLLRERKGCFDVVLSDVYMPDMDGYKLLEHVGLEMDLPVIMMSTDGKTNAVMKGIRHGACDYLIKPIREEELKNIWQHVVRKKWNENKELEHSGSLDDNDRHKRGNDDAEYASSVNDGADVSLKPQKKRSNTKEEDDGEIENDDPSASKKPRVVWSVELHQQFVSAVNQLGIDKAVPKRILELMNVPGLTRENVASHLQKFRLYLKRISGVAQQGGISNSLCGPLEPNVKIGSLGRFDIQALAASGQIPPQTLAALNAELLGRPTGNLVTAMDQPALLQASLQGPKCIPVEHGVAFGQPLVKCQSSISKHFPQSIVSVEDVSSGFGAWPSNNIGTAAPSSGLGGLSSQNGNMLIDLLQQQQQQRQLQKSQQQQQSTVPEPSRSINVQPSCLVVPSQSSASFQAGNSTVSVNQNGTFCRTPVIDYSLLSSQSNNSSLNIGQVSDGDLQTTGVLSGYIPPTSLSPSVSSCSLNADNCTSHQVQTSSMTFKASRHLPGFVHSMCDVQGPFGVTKSGDVFDQAHFSNLGYFNKEACLPTRFAADEFQSPMSSSSSRGKVFAENTGTRVKQEPSMEFVDNVKVGIPMLQQFPPNDLMSVFTE